CTCTTTTCTAGCTTTACGCAAAAGGTCCAATGTTTGTAGCATGGTGACGCCATTTTTTAAAGCAACATTATTGGCAACTTGAATAGTTGGACCATCGGCAATAGGATCAGAGAATGGCATACCTAATTCGATAACATCAACACCACCTTCTTGAAAACCTTTTAAAATAGGAATTGTATCCTCAACAGTTGGGTAACCGGCAGTCATGAATGTGACTAATGCACGGcggttttcttttttggcATTTTCAAAAGCCTCTCTTAGTTGGACAGACATTTTATAAGGTAGCACTTGAGTAGGAAGCTTGTGGGatcttaaaaaataaagactAGAAATTAGAGAGTCTTGaagtataataatcaaCTCTCTAAAACAAAAGattcatcaataataaaattgaacaAATAAGCTCTGTTTATATAATGACAAAATTTTTCACGAATTCACGTATATAGTTCATCGGGCATCAAAAGCATAGATAAGCTTTGGAAATCATCGTCGGTCTTTCTATTTCAAAGCTCGGCATTTATGACTCACCTAATTAGCTATATTTTTCACAACATACAAATATTATCTACTGTAAGAATATCATAAAGTATTACAAGTCATGAAATTGGGTCTTAcaaaagtaaaatattacaattatttaagaaataaatctaaattgTTCAATAGAAGATCCAAACTTGTGGTATAAACTTTACAAGTTGATCGacatattaataatagaaatacaATAGTAGCTTGAATTTTCTTAGTGCCATTGTAATCATATAGAAGGAATATTTCCAATCTTTATACGAAAGGCTTACTCAAATAGTTGATACTACATTCTATCTGTACTAACACATGGAATTCGGTGAACAGTACTATGTGAAATATCAAGCGAAAATGGCTAAATGccaaaatataatagaaGTTCCCACGTACGAATTGAATTTTATGGGATTAAGTTAAATAGAGTATATTATAGTAACCTAAACAAAATCTAGACTGTTCCCAAAATCAATATTGTTAAAgtctaataaatttaaatcatttccCCCATTATTGCTGTTGCTGAGATTGAGATTCGAGCTATCAATActgttaatattattgttgttagCATTGTTATTTCCATTATTGTTGCTATTTGTATGATTGCTAGCACTgctattagaattattagcaTTATGCATAGTATGGTTGTTGTTTGCAATATTACTGTTATAACCCATACTAATATTGGatctattattatgattattattattgttattattattattactattatttgtgttattattattagttgagTTATTGCTACCGTTATTGTGGCTCATATTAGCATTTACGTTAAAGTTCATActattattgctattactattattgctattgttattaatattgcCATTATTACTCATTAAATTAGTGTTCAATATATTTGCTGgtgtaatattattcatacTAATATGCTGGTTTGAGCCAGGAAATATATCATTTGAGCCTataagattattattaacttgTGGAGAATTAACAGTTGGAGACTTTATTCCATTTAATGGAGTTGCAATCACCGGTGTATTGATTACATTAGTAGGTGATACACTGTTTGCTGCCATAAATTGTGTAGGGTTTAAATTAGGGGGTGGAGCTGATTTTTGACTCTTTATTGGTAACGCAGTAGGCGTAGACTTTTGACTCTGTTGAGATGGCTGTATATTTTGCTTCTTTGAGCTTGTTGTCTGTTTCTTTGGTTGACGTTTTCTTGGTTTCTTAGCGGGTGCAGGAGCGACGCTGGACAGATTAACGTTTTGGTTAGAAGTAGAGCTTATTGGAGTAGCAGCTTGCGATTTTGATCttttattagatgaagCTGTAGTCATAATTGGCTGTGGGAACTTTTGGGATAAACTTTTGGTCTCTGATAAGTTCTGAAGTAGCTGTGAAAATGAACTACGATTTGGTTCTTGGTTATATGATCTTACTGTGGAAAGAATTGGTTCTAATTGCGCCATATTACCGGATATATTTTGAAGCTGTTGAGATATTTCAACTACCATCTCCCGAACTGTGGAATAgtatatttcattatcagCTATTGTATCATTTGTTCCAGAAAGAATAGATAACaagttattaaataaaagtcTTAAAGGTAGAACCTGTTGCTGCATTTGAGAAAGTTGCCTCTGTAAGGCCTCATGAGACGCTGGATTTGCAGCTAAGCTGGACTCTAGCTTTGAAATGTTGCAATCCTTAGGTAGCAATgcttttatatttatatttgccTTAGTATCTTCCATTCTAAtcttgaatatatatataatttcaaaCTCTTGGAGTCTTATAATACTGTCTTCTGGTAGTACGTTATATGCTAATGAAGAATGTTGCTCGATTATTTACTTGAGTTTATTTGTAGTCGGTATTTTgtataaaatattcttgtCAGAACTGCGAAACTTCGGACctgataaagaaaaaagtgCTCAAACGTAACCTTAATTTATCCGGTAAATCAAAGAAATAGTAGAGGGCAGGAAAAAACTGGAATATAgtatgaataataaataaatactCTATATgattacaaaatatatacatcCTGATGTTATGTGGTGGCGcgtaatataaaaatagcAAAAGGTATTAAAAACTGCTCCAATTCCAGTTCGCAGGAACAGATCCTACTACACTCCCAAGTGCGGTTCTATCTTCATTGGTATCGGCACCTGTTCCATCGCTTAATTGTGAATCAATTCCTTGATAACTACTATCAATAGCTCTtgatattttcttattagGAATTCCTTGTTGAGTCAcagtattatttgaaactACCGATTCTTGATTactttgttttattttattaattattgacGAGCTCCCCCCCAAAGTATTCCTGGATCGAGCGTTCGTTGTAAAGGTAGATCTTTCTATTACCAATTTTTCGTAAATTTCCAGACAATTATCACAGACTTTGCACAGCGAGCCTATGCCGCCACctccaataataaattgtGCATCCTCATCCAGATATAGCCAATGGCATAAGTGTTGTTGGCAAAAGATGTCCCCGCAATGACGGCAATGGTGTTTGCGCTCCCAAAAAGTAAATTGTTTGTTGCAATAATGGCAGCCATCCCTTTTTTGATCAGGCAACCAATGGCTTCTCTTTggtatcattatttgagaTTTATTACCTTTAATTGTCTCAAAGGACGTTATAGTAGAATCAGTATCAGAGCCTTCATTATAGctggaaaaaaatgaaggCATAAATTTTTGTAGTGTATCTTTTACAAACGAATTTGTGGAGTGAATACTTGCCCTAGATGATTGATTATCCTGCATAGACGATGCATGAATCGGACTATTATCACTTATATTTGAAAGTGCAGTTTCTAATTTCGGTggattttttaaatcttcgTTAGTTAAATTAGTTTCAGATATGTCACGTAAAACAGCTGGTATATAGAGTGGTTTTTTTGGATTATTGATTTGTCTAGttgatttctttttttgctgagcttttaaaaatgtattTCTTGGTGTTCCCATATTGTAATCATCAGGACCCCCACTTCCATGACGATTCATGGTTAGAGGAGAATGAGAGTAAGAATTGCTTGAACCTATTCTTAAAGATGGACCTCTTACTGTCAATTTATCCAACTGAGGTCGCGTAGTGGATGTGTGAGATATTGACATCATAGTTGGTGAATTTTCAAGTCCAATACCATTTTCTGGAAAATTTGTCTTAAAAATGTTCTTTCttggattattatttctcaGTGGTGATGAATCACTGGCATTAGATGTTGCATTTATAGGCCTTTTAAAACTTGTAGTCTGTTGTTGCATTTGTTGTAATGACTGACGCTGTGGTTGCTGCACTAATTGTGATTGCCTGAAGATCTGGTGTTGCTGTATTGATTGCTGCTGTCGTAGATTATGATTGGAACTTTTCTTGTCTAATTTTAGGGGGCTCGTATAGTGCGTTGAATCATTGTTAGAGTGTATGGAATTTAGGCTTGTGTTTGATTTGGTACTTTTACTATTCTTTGTTGTCATATCTGCAAAGGCGCCAGTAATGTTATTACCTTTAAATATAGACAATCTTTTTAAAGCTTGTGCAGTTAGCTCTTTTTGTTGAGTTATTTTTTCGCCTGTTTCGTCATCTAATTCATCGTTATTTCTATGAGCTCTGCCATAATAACTGTTGGATGAATTTGGTAGAATTTCTGATTCAGATTTGGAGTTAATCTCGTGAACGCTGGCATTCAAGTTGGCTTGTTCTTTTGGAAGGTTGTTGCCATCAgtaaatttagaattttcagGTTTTGTTAGATTTATTGAGTTTGAGAGATTAGCAGATTCACTTTGAAggctattattttttttaaatgattgtACTACAGGTGTACGAGATTGCTGTGATGCTTCTAATGACTCAGAATAGGAAGATGTGGggtatattttattagtatcCTGTTGACTTTCATTGGATATAGCGTTATTAAAGTGACTGttaatattagtattagctgatatatttttttgatttagtCTGTCTCGTGCCATAAAGCTTGAGCTTAATAAACTATGAGGTAAAGCAGTTTTTGGAGTCACTTTCTGTTTTTCAAACGTTATTGTTGAAGTTTCTGAGCTTAAAGAAGtaatagattttttatGTCCAATATCTTCTGAATTGTTAATAATAGGCTGAACAGAATAATTAGTCATATTTGTTGTACTTCCATTAGCCAGTAATGTTTCTTGCGtgataatatctttattttcagttttttctctttctgTAATCTTATCTAGGTTCATCTTATTGGTGTACctaaatatcaatatcaggtatattaattaaaaaacaatCGACGGTTACTTAATCGAATTGATGGGGTTCAATGTGTTATATACAAATTACTTTTGTGTTAATAGGTCCCCGATTTTCTTAGTAATCGTCAGTTTTCTTAGGCGAACAATGGccaaaatatcaatattctATGTTACTAAACTCTAATCGTAGTAAAAATGTCTAATATTTGCTTGGCTTCTCTTCCTTTGACTATACGTAATtgaatgaatatattttagcACTCTTTCAATGGTGATATGTAATATGCGTAACAATCGTTAAGTAGGGCATTGCAAAATTTCCGGATATAAATCACGTGAGTAAAACATGTATGATACTCCTAAAGCGCTCCTACTTTGATAGTCAATAAAAACTAGAGATAATTTGGTGTGAagagatatttttatctctATAGttataattgataattttccTACTATTAGCGAAGCCCTTTCATCTACActaaataaagataatatcATGGGTGAAGgctaataataacagtagtatatttaaattagataTCTTTCAAATGTGTAAGCTACATAATAGCAAAATGAGTTctataattgataatagtGCTGTTTCGCCAAGTATACAGTGTCTATTTAAACAGACAAGTTATAGAAAACCCCTTTTATGATTTGTTTGCTTGCAACAATGAATTTACTTCCTAAACAATTTTCTAGATTTAATTTAAGTTGAATAGAAGCTAAATATCTTTAGTTAAAATCGAATTAATTTACTGAGCTGATAAACTTTTTTCTGGATcagtaaaattaatatatatattttcgTTTTTCCTGATGATATTATCCAAGATAAAGACTATATCCAGCTATCTAATtagcatatatataacaaaaataaagcCTTTTTACAACTTCTATTTTCTGGTagtttataaatatattagcTTTCAAaacttaaaatattaagttttattaatgaagtGTTCTATCTCCATTATTACTTAAAGTCGGTCAACTAATAAATAGTAACCAAACTAATAAGAATCGCTAACATCTGTCAATTCCCTGCTAGATATATGTTCCTGTCTTTATATAAAAGAGAAAAGTTGCAATTATAATTACATCTTATATTTGTATGTGGGACTTAAAGAGGTTATTTCACTtgattaaatatatttaccTCTATCTCTTTGGCCCATAAGGTTATATCAGAAGTTTGAGGCTCTTTATTCgtaaattttctattattggCCATactaatgaattatttgatattcaGTGAATATAGTTTTGGTACAACATTTAAGACTAAAAAGGTATATGTGTTAATAGCTTACTGTTTAGGTTAATGTTTTCCAACAAAGACACGGGATTACAAGTTGTcagaaaatattcttaaGGTAactattcaatatttttatttatcttttctAGCATAGTGAAACAAACTAACCAAATCTATATACTAGCGAAAGCATATCAAGTCTTTTCTGAAAAGGCTATTAACCTATTATGAAATAGTTCATATATCATAAAGATGAATCCTTTAGTTGAGTTTAGCTTCTAATTAGatgtataaaaataatgtaacTGACACACATTCTGTTAATAGTCAAGCTTAGGCAGTTTACAGGATCACATCTTCTACTTACCAGATAAAGTTTCACTTAGGATGTTATtttcaagaaatattatgaaCAAGGTATGTAACTGTAAACTTATATTGTTTGATAAAACTCGTTATTCTTTGCTTACCtatctatatatacaaaCTATTATGTATTTCTTTATGCTATAATTAGTACAATAGGCtgaataaaacaaaaaagtTTCATTATGAGAAAAGGTTTCCTGTAATGAAGAATAAGATGCTCATGctagatatttataataattctaattattAATGTAGCACAGTAAATTTTGAAGTCACGTGAGCACATTCTTTTTAGATGAGTTGAGATTTAAGCTAGtatataaagataaagGTGAAAAGCTTTCAAAAGACCACaatataagaaaaagagAGAAAAAGCAACAATGTGTAGTTTGGAATCTGGAAACTAATATTGTTATATATTACTCATATAGAGAAATTACATGACGATCTATTCTATATTGCTCTTTAAGTTAGAGATTTCACTGTTATTATCACTCAGGAATTACTGCGATTGatcattgaaaatataaactGTAATAATTACTGAAGATGAgtaagtaaaaaaatattgtagATCGCGTGATTATAAATTGTTACAGTATGTCACGTAGTGTGAGCTACGTTAGTCATGTGTATAAATCAGGATCACATGATAACGGAATGAACATGTAGATTAAAAAGTAAGtgaatcatgaacataaattctatttaagaacctaaagctaaaagaataaactagaggGTTAAGGTAGAACAACGAAGTAAGAActagaaaacaaaaagaacgAAATACAAAGGATGGAAGTGTATAGTGAACAAATCggaacgtaataataataatatttaacttacataggctcaggtatatagttgtatagtttaataaacagttggtattaaactagcagccaaaaagatatactacTGGTAGTAGCAAagcttaaaattgttacacAGCTGTCACGATATCGAGTGTCTCTATAGTGTCCAGGGAGAGATCACGTGATGTGAGCTATCCCATTCTGAGAAATGAACAAAATTTGCATttggaagaagaagaattagagGAAATGAGAAGTGTCGAGATATGAGTATATATGAATGAAGAGAATGGAAGGGAAGTTAAGAAGTGATCGGTCGAGAAATAGAGAACTGGGAACTGATTAACGGAATTTAGATATTGTGATATTTCAGATATTTTGATCTTTAAGATTAAAAGTGTTTAAAATCGTGTATATTAAttgtatattaattttctattataatAGTCTGGAATAAAATCACGTGTGGAAGTGAGTTAGCGTAAAAACATAACAACAAAAATGGACGAGTCAGGAATCGAACCAGAGACCTCTTCCTTGCATGGGAAGCGCGCTACCAACTACGCCACACGCCCGTTGTAATCTGTATTATGTTTTAGACGAGATCGATATTATtactcatctacaagttgCTAACTAAAAATTGTACACAACACTGAGCAACTGCTGGTTGCATACCTGTGAATATCTGTTCGGTTCATAATCTCTACTAGTTAGCCAGCATTACTCAAACTGTGCACTCCTACCCTTGTAAGTAAGTTTATAAACAgaccaattaaagtaaaatggaaaagctggcgttgacctttgaaaagtatttaaaggccagcttttcagacttaagacataaattaataagttcttttatatagGTATTTagtcaaaaaaaacatcaatattattggtAAGTTCGAAGGATTAACTGGTAATAAGTTAATAGATTGTTAAATTAAGTTTTTGTTAGTTACTATTTAAGTGTCTGGTACTCCTAAGTTGGTTTACAACATgttattttcttaattgtCGTGTACCACTGATTACTTTTCAACTTGGATAAAActtgtattatttattattatcttctttTCACTAAAGCTGAAGTGCCACTTGTACTTGAATAAtaactaattttttttaactattaattgatattacCGAACTATAAACTTACAAATTCATGACGGATAATTTGTCCTATTTATACGCTGTCAAATAGAACTGCTTATCCTGAAGCTTAGTTTATTAACTATCAGGCAATTGCACCATTGCATGAGTACGTGATATTATGAATCATAGTCATATAAATGCATAGCTATGTGATTATGTGACACGTAGTCATATGATTGGATGGTTATCTTGCTTTTACCTTAAACTTGAGAacattactttttattatattatttaattgacTTTTTGATGTACTTACAATATGTCTACAACAAATTGTATCGCTAACAAAGAAAGAGGGTGTCTGATGTAAGAGGAGGCACTGTGAAGAGTTGGTAGTAGAGATATAACGCTTCAGAGGCTAAGGTTGGAGCAAATaacataataatagaaagtaataattcaatatagATAAAGATAGCTAGTTATAAAGGATATAGAGAGGTAATCTGggttttgttttgttttgtttgtGTTTGGGCTTCGTTTTGGGTGCATTCTTTCTTATTGAAAGAAACTACGAGAGAAGAGTTCAGGTAGAGCATTagagaatattattacccTTTATATACATAAGAATTGGCTGCAGTGAGTATGCAAAAGGTGGCAAATTTGCTTTATGGTGCTTCCCTAAGTGGAGCTGTGCTATTTTTTAGATGAAGTAGGGTTTTCAGTACGTGTTGGTTTTAGCGATCTGTATGTCTGTTAGTGTGGTTGGATTCAAGGagtttattattggttccatattaaaatatattttatatgcTGACAAagtaaaaagaaattcaaCAGGATGTGCATTTAGATGTATGAGTGTGACTCAAATATTAGTTTGATGATTTTGCTTCacatataattaatataagttcagaaaaagaatttttctaaagttGGGAGATGTTCAAGCTCTTTATATAAATCATATATAGAAAAGGTACAACATTCATGCAGCACATGCACTATGAAGGAATCATGCAATACGATTGTATTATCGTAGCATTGCGacattaatttatcagaCCTCTACCATGTTATTCTTAGAGATACTCAATATACCCGAACTATTCTACGTTAGAGACAGTATGTatcattatatattatgttATTCAAGATACTGTTATTGATTTTAAGGGAGCAGGGCCACTTggaaatacaaatacacAAGTTACATATTACGAAGCCATAAATATACAacgatattattatcacaATTCATATTCTAGGTCCTACTATTAAGTCAGCAATACCTTCAAACCCCTATTGAATCTACTTTGCCTAATAGTATTGA
This genomic stretch from Henningerozyma blattae CBS 6284 chromosome 1, complete genome harbors:
- the PGD1 gene encoding Pgd1p (similar to Saccharomyces cerevisiae PGD1 (YGL025C); ancestral locus Anc_4.93) produces the protein MEDTKANINIKALLPKDCNISKLESSLAANPASHEALQRQLSQMQQQVLPLRLLFNNLLSILSGTNDTIADNEIYYSTVREMVVEISQQLQNISGNMAQLEPILSTVRSYNQEPNRSSFSQLLQNLSETKSLSQKFPQPIMTTASSNKRSKSQAATPISSTSNQNVNLSSVAPAPAKKPRKRQPKKQTTSSKKQNIQPSQQSQKSTPTALPIKSQKSAPPPNLNPTQFMAANSVSPTNVINTPVIATPLNGIKSPTVNSPQVNNNLIGSNDIFPGSNQHISMNNITPANILNTNLMSNNGNINNNSNNSNSNNSMNFNVNANMSHNNGSNNSTNNNNTNNSNNNNNNNNNHNNRSNISMGYNSNIANNNHTMHNANNSNSSASNHTNSNNNGNNNANNNNINSIDSSNLNLSNSNNGGNDLNLLDFNNIDFGNSLDFV
- the PIB2 gene encoding Pib2p (similar to Saccharomyces cerevisiae PIB2 (YGL023C); ancestral locus Anc_4.97) produces the protein MNLDKITEREKTENKDIITQETLLANGSTTNMTNYSVQPIINNSEDIGHKKSITSLSSETSTITFEKQKVTPKTALPHSLLSSSFMARDRLNQKNISANTNINSHFNNAISNESQQDTNKIYPTSSYSESLEASQQSRTPVVQSFKKNNSLQSESANLSNSINLTKPENSKFTDGNNLPKEQANLNASVHEINSKSESEILPNSSNSYYGRAHRNNDELDDETGEKITQQKELTAQALKRLSIFKGNNITGAFADMTTKNSKSTKSNTSLNSIHSNNDSTHYTSPLKLDKKSSNHNLRQQQSIQQHQIFRQSQLVQQPQRQSLQQMQQQTTSFKRPINATSNASDSSPLRNNNPRKNIFKTNFPENGIGLENSPTMMSISHTSTTRPQLDKLTVRGPSLRIGSSNSYSHSPLTMNRHGSGGPDDYNMGTPRNTFLKAQQKKKSTRQINNPKKPLYIPAVLRDISETNLTNEDLKNPPKLETALSNISDNSPIHASSMQDNQSSRASIHSTNSFVKDTLQKFMPSFFSSYNEGSDTDSTITSFETIKGNKSQIMIPKRSHWLPDQKRDGCHYCNKQFTFWERKHHCRHCGDIFCQQHLCHWLYLDEDAQFIIGGGGIGSLCKVCDNCLEIYEKLVIERSTFTTNARSRNTLGGSSSIINKIKQSNQESVVSNNTVTQQGIPNKKISRAIDSSYQGIDSQLSDGTGADTNEDRTALGSVVGSVPANWNWSSF